In a genomic window of Ralstonia nicotianae:
- the metK gene encoding methionine adenosyltransferase, whose amino-acid sequence MSNDFLFTSESVSEGHPDKVADQISDAILDAILAQDKYARVAAETLCNTGLVVLAGEITTSANVDYIHVARETIKRIGYDNTDYGIDYKGCAVLVAYDKQSPDIAQGVDRASDDYLNQGAGDQGLMFGYACDETPELMPFPIYYAHRLVERQSQLRRDGRLPWLRPDAKSQVTVRYVNGKPHSVDTVVLSTQHAPEISQEQIREAVIEEIIKPVLPSHMLAETKYLVNPTGRFVIGGPQGDCGLTGRKIIVDTYGGAAPHGGGAFSGKDPSKVDRSAAYAARYVAKNVVAAGLARQCQVQVSYAIGVARPINITVYTEGTGVIPDEQIAKLVQEHFDLRPKGIVQMLDLLRPIYGKTAAYGHFGREEPEFSWEATDKAQLLREAAGLAGEPVKAFA is encoded by the coding sequence GTGTCAAACGACTTCCTCTTCACCTCGGAGTCGGTCTCCGAGGGCCATCCGGACAAGGTCGCCGACCAGATTTCCGACGCCATCCTGGACGCGATCCTCGCCCAGGACAAATATGCGCGCGTCGCCGCGGAAACGCTGTGCAACACCGGCCTGGTGGTGCTGGCCGGCGAGATCACCACGTCCGCCAACGTCGACTACATCCACGTCGCGCGCGAGACCATCAAGCGCATCGGCTACGACAACACCGACTACGGCATCGACTACAAGGGCTGCGCGGTGCTGGTCGCCTACGACAAGCAGTCGCCCGACATCGCCCAGGGCGTGGACCGCGCGTCCGACGACTACCTGAACCAGGGCGCCGGCGACCAGGGCCTGATGTTCGGCTACGCCTGCGACGAAACGCCTGAGCTGATGCCCTTCCCGATCTACTACGCGCACCGCCTGGTCGAGCGCCAGTCGCAGCTGCGCCGCGACGGCCGCCTGCCCTGGCTGCGCCCCGACGCGAAGTCGCAGGTGACGGTGCGCTACGTGAACGGCAAGCCGCACAGCGTCGACACCGTGGTGCTGTCCACCCAGCACGCGCCGGAGATCTCGCAGGAGCAGATCCGCGAGGCCGTGATCGAAGAGATCATCAAGCCGGTGCTGCCCTCGCACATGCTGGCCGAGACCAAGTACCTGGTGAACCCGACCGGCCGCTTCGTCATCGGCGGCCCGCAGGGCGACTGCGGCCTGACCGGCCGCAAGATCATCGTCGACACCTATGGCGGCGCGGCCCCGCACGGCGGCGGCGCGTTCTCGGGCAAGGACCCGTCCAAGGTGGACCGCTCGGCCGCCTACGCCGCGCGCTACGTGGCCAAGAACGTGGTGGCGGCGGGCTTGGCGCGCCAGTGCCAGGTGCAGGTGAGCTACGCCATCGGCGTGGCGCGTCCGATCAACATCACGGTGTACACCGAAGGCACCGGCGTGATCCCGGACGAGCAGATCGCCAAGCTCGTGCAGGAGCACTTCGACCTGCGTCCGAAGGGCATCGTGCAGATGCTGGACCTGCTGCGCCCGATCTACGGCAAGACCGCCGCCTACGGCCACTTCGGCCGCGAAGAGCCGGAGTTCAGCTGGGAAGCCACCGACAAGGCCCAACTGCTGCGCGAGGCAGCCGGGCTGGCCGGCGAGCCGGTCAAGGCGTTCGCGTAA
- a CDS encoding lipid A biosynthesis lauroyl acyltransferase has translation MERFTAKLGLGFLWLLSFFPYGFVARFGEGLGGLLYRIPNGRRRVVLANLKACFPEKSDAEREAIAHEVFRKVFRSFAERSFAWFASEQRLKRVVKIDDQANLPALHGSPHILVTLHLSGVEIGALALTDYLREHVGNAGCSLYTRMANPALDAAIKALRSRFGATMVSRNENIRQIMRTIKRGEALQLISDMDFGERDAEFVPFFGVQALTLNAIPRMAALTGAKVVPMYTEILPDYQGYVLRILPAWDDYPTGDLSADTRRMNAFFEDAIRPRITEYYWVHKRFKHRPPGEPGIY, from the coding sequence ATGGAACGTTTCACTGCCAAACTCGGACTCGGCTTCCTGTGGCTGCTGTCCTTCTTCCCGTACGGTTTCGTCGCCCGCTTCGGCGAAGGGCTGGGCGGGCTGCTGTATCGCATCCCCAACGGCCGCCGCCGCGTGGTGCTGGCCAACCTGAAGGCGTGCTTCCCCGAAAAGTCCGACGCCGAGCGCGAGGCCATCGCGCACGAGGTCTTCCGCAAGGTGTTCCGCAGCTTCGCCGAGCGCTCGTTCGCGTGGTTCGCGTCCGAGCAGCGGCTCAAGCGCGTGGTGAAGATCGACGACCAAGCCAACCTGCCCGCACTGCACGGCTCGCCGCACATTCTCGTCACGCTGCACCTGTCGGGCGTGGAGATCGGCGCGCTGGCGCTGACGGACTACCTGCGCGAGCACGTCGGCAACGCCGGCTGCTCGCTCTACACGCGCATGGCCAACCCGGCGCTGGATGCGGCGATCAAGGCGCTGCGCAGCCGCTTCGGCGCGACCATGGTGTCGCGCAACGAGAACATCCGCCAGATCATGCGCACCATCAAGCGCGGCGAGGCGCTGCAGCTGATCTCCGACATGGACTTCGGCGAGCGCGACGCCGAGTTCGTGCCGTTTTTCGGCGTGCAAGCGCTCACGCTCAACGCCATCCCGCGCATGGCCGCGCTGACCGGCGCCAAGGTGGTCCCGATGTACACCGAGATCCTGCCGGACTACCAGGGCTACGTGCTGCGCATCCTGCCGGCCTGGGACGACTATCCGACCGGCGACCTGAGCGCCGATACGCGCCGCATGAACGCCTTCTTCGAAGACGCCATCCGCCCGCGCATCACCGAGTACTACTGGGTGCACAAGCGCTTCAAGCATCGCCCGCCCGGCGAGCCGGGCATCTACTGA
- the dapF gene encoding diaminopimelate epimerase, giving the protein MKLHFTKMHGAGNDFVVLDGIATPIDFTPEQWRAIADRHFGVGADQLLLVERSTRPDVDFRYRIFNHDGGEVEQCGNGARCFVKFVTDRGLTDKRTIRVEVMNGIATLTMQPDGQVTVDMGAPVFEAARLPFVPDALPTRVEGRDTQHALQINGRAAWLSTVSMGNPHAVQVVDDAEAFPVLEDGPLIESHAVFPRRVNAGFMEIADRHAIRLRVYERGAGETLACGTGACAAAVAGIRRGLLDSPVKVTTHGGDLTIAWAGEGEPVMMTGPATTVFEGTLDLDALKQTAAH; this is encoded by the coding sequence ATGAAACTGCACTTCACCAAGATGCACGGCGCCGGCAACGACTTCGTCGTGCTCGACGGCATCGCGACCCCGATCGATTTCACCCCCGAACAGTGGCGCGCCATCGCCGACCGCCACTTCGGCGTGGGCGCAGACCAACTGCTGCTGGTGGAGCGCTCCACCCGCCCCGACGTCGATTTCCGCTACCGCATCTTCAACCACGACGGCGGCGAGGTGGAGCAGTGCGGCAACGGCGCGCGCTGCTTCGTCAAGTTCGTTACCGACCGTGGTCTGACCGACAAGCGCACCATCCGCGTCGAAGTGATGAACGGCATCGCCACGCTGACGATGCAGCCCGACGGCCAGGTGACGGTCGACATGGGCGCCCCGGTGTTCGAGGCCGCGCGCCTGCCCTTCGTGCCCGATGCCCTGCCCACCCGCGTGGAAGGCCGCGACACGCAGCACGCCCTGCAGATCAACGGCCGCGCCGCGTGGCTGTCCACCGTGTCGATGGGCAACCCGCACGCGGTGCAGGTGGTCGATGACGCGGAAGCCTTCCCGGTGCTGGAAGACGGCCCGCTGATCGAGTCGCACGCTGTGTTTCCGAGGCGCGTGAATGCCGGCTTCATGGAGATCGCCGACCGCCACGCCATCCGCCTGCGCGTGTACGAGCGCGGCGCCGGCGAGACGCTGGCCTGTGGCACGGGCGCCTGCGCGGCGGCGGTGGCGGGGATCCGGCGCGGCCTGCTGGATTCGCCCGTCAAGGTGACCACGCACGGCGGCGACCTGACCATCGCCTGGGCCGGCGAGGGCGAGCCGGTGATGATGACCGGCCCGGCCACGACCGTGTTCGAAGGCACGCTGGACCTGGACGCACTGAAGCAGACCGCCGCGCACTGA
- a CDS encoding AraC family transcriptional regulator — translation MTTAADRYLARLRNVLAHIDAHLDETLDVARLAEVAAFSPYHFHRQFTLLFGVNVGRYVQLLRLKRAAHQLAYRDAARITDIALACGYEGPEAFARAFRKQSGQSPSAFRAAPQWGTWATDLQALRALRSEHMPAQPQPHAVEIIEREDVPVAAIEHRGDPARLGETLRAFIAWRRANRLPPAVSATYNIVYDNPDDTPPEAFRMDICAATPAPVAPNAPGVVGKTLAGGRYAVLRHAGSDDTLDQTVAYLYAEWLPASGEEPRDAPLLFQRVRFYPDVPEHEAVTDVLLPLR, via the coding sequence TTGACCACCGCCGCCGACCGCTACCTCGCCCGCCTGCGCAACGTCCTCGCGCACATCGACGCGCATCTGGACGAGACGCTGGACGTGGCGCGGCTGGCCGAGGTGGCGGCGTTCTCGCCGTACCACTTTCATCGGCAGTTCACGCTGCTGTTCGGCGTGAACGTCGGACGCTATGTGCAGTTGTTGCGGCTCAAGCGCGCCGCGCACCAGCTCGCCTATCGGGACGCCGCGCGCATCACCGACATCGCGCTGGCATGCGGGTATGAGGGGCCGGAGGCCTTTGCGCGTGCGTTCCGCAAACAGTCGGGGCAATCGCCGTCGGCGTTCCGCGCGGCGCCGCAGTGGGGCACCTGGGCCACCGATCTACAGGCGCTGCGCGCCCTCAGGAGCGAACACATGCCCGCACAACCGCAACCCCATGCCGTCGAGATCATCGAACGCGAGGACGTGCCCGTCGCCGCCATCGAGCATCGCGGCGATCCGGCGCGCCTGGGCGAGACCCTCCGCGCCTTCATCGCCTGGCGCAGGGCGAACCGCCTGCCGCCCGCGGTGAGCGCCACCTACAACATCGTCTACGACAACCCGGACGACACGCCGCCCGAGGCGTTCCGCATGGACATCTGCGCGGCCACGCCCGCACCGGTGGCGCCGAACGCGCCCGGGGTGGTGGGCAAGACCCTGGCCGGCGGCCGGTACGCGGTGCTGCGCCATGCCGGTTCGGACGACACGCTGGACCAGACCGTCGCCTACCTGTATGCCGAATGGCTGCCGGCCAGCGGGGAAGAACCGCGCGATGCGCCGCTGCTGTTCCAGCGCGTGCGGTTCTACCCCGATGTGCCCGAGCACGAGGCCGTGACGGACGTACTGCTGCCGCTGCGCTGA
- a CDS encoding acid phosphatase — MSINTTRFQSGLVAVCGALALTACGGGDDTAAGDNSVATVQAIPAPPADPGFVDSAPVATSVPAFVDNIATNQRGDARYATLGTNAGVRLFTRFLDLWQPLTEIVDAGVSAPANGSFPAVVASTWTGLPNDGTAGGTQLNLPVLNANVQYVVSATTGRTQAQADAAYFDDRRGKGYSVTDGMGPLTTTWRTLTQQTTSITTVPADATTVLYNDSGNNTGVSTASGNTTFGKVVDLINTMGNNASTEPAKRFYKYARPYRWSSSVVVVPTLVPAESSNPATDGGFISGHSAEAVRDAMAMAYLVPERFQQMLARGLELGENRIFAGMHSPLDVIGGRMLGLAAVAANLYDPANATLKATAYTQAHTALMAQTGTDATTFAAFAQSGTLTTDRFADYATNQANFTRRMTFGFSQINSTALAPVVPKGAEVLLETRFPYLSADQRRVVLKTTELASGYPVMDDAEGWGRLNLFAAADGYGAFNGSVVVSMDASQGGFNAADTWRNAVAGAGKLTLQGTGMLRLAGSNTYTGGTQVAGGVLEADSATAFGTGDVYLGGGTLVVNAPSALNVAGKFTQLQGTTLELDIGANGQGKLSVAGLTTIAGGTLHVKFASGYTPKVGDTITVIDGAGSNRQFTSVVVDGFKATALYTSTGIQIRLDA, encoded by the coding sequence TCGGTGCCGGCCTTCGTCGACAACATCGCCACCAACCAGCGCGGCGATGCGCGCTATGCGACGCTGGGCACCAACGCGGGTGTGCGGCTGTTCACGCGCTTCCTGGACCTGTGGCAGCCGCTGACGGAGATCGTTGACGCCGGCGTGTCGGCGCCCGCCAACGGGTCGTTCCCCGCCGTGGTCGCGTCCACCTGGACGGGCCTGCCCAACGACGGCACGGCAGGCGGCACCCAGCTCAATCTGCCGGTGCTCAACGCAAACGTTCAATATGTCGTCAGCGCCACCACCGGCCGCACGCAGGCCCAGGCCGACGCCGCCTACTTCGACGACCGGCGCGGCAAGGGCTACAGCGTGACCGACGGCATGGGGCCGCTGACCACCACCTGGCGCACGCTGACCCAGCAGACCACCTCCATCACCACCGTGCCGGCCGATGCCACCACCGTGCTGTACAACGACTCCGGCAACAACACCGGTGTTAGCACCGCGAGCGGCAACACCACCTTCGGCAAGGTGGTGGACCTGATCAACACCATGGGCAACAACGCCTCCACCGAGCCGGCCAAGCGCTTCTACAAGTACGCGCGGCCGTACCGCTGGAGCAGTAGCGTGGTCGTCGTGCCGACGCTGGTGCCGGCCGAAAGCTCGAACCCGGCCACCGACGGCGGCTTCATCAGCGGCCACTCCGCCGAAGCCGTGCGCGATGCCATGGCGATGGCCTATCTGGTGCCGGAGCGCTTCCAGCAGATGCTGGCCCGCGGCCTGGAGCTGGGCGAGAACCGCATCTTCGCGGGCATGCATTCGCCGCTGGACGTGATCGGCGGGCGCATGCTCGGCCTGGCCGCGGTGGCCGCCAACCTCTATGACCCGGCCAACGCCACGCTCAAGGCCACCGCCTACACCCAGGCGCACACCGCCCTGATGGCGCAGACCGGCACCGATGCCACCACGTTCGCTGCCTTCGCGCAGTCCGGCACCCTCACCACCGACCGCTTCGCCGACTACGCCACCAACCAGGCCAACTTCACGCGGCGCATGACCTTCGGCTTCTCGCAGATCAACAGCACGGCGCTGGCGCCGGTGGTGCCCAAGGGCGCCGAGGTGCTGCTGGAAACGCGCTTCCCGTACCTGAGCGCCGACCAGCGCCGCGTGGTGCTGAAGACCACCGAGCTGGCCTCCGGCTACCCGGTGATGGACGACGCCGAAGGCTGGGGCCGCCTGAACCTGTTCGCGGCCGCCGACGGCTATGGCGCGTTCAACGGCAGCGTGGTCGTGTCGATGGATGCCTCGCAGGGCGGCTTCAATGCCGCCGACACCTGGCGCAACGCGGTTGCCGGCGCGGGCAAGCTGACGCTGCAGGGCACCGGCATGCTGCGCCTGGCCGGCAGCAACACCTACACGGGCGGCACGCAGGTCGCGGGCGGCGTGCTGGAGGCCGACTCGGCCACCGCGTTCGGCACGGGCGACGTGTACCTGGGCGGCGGCACGCTGGTCGTCAACGCACCGTCGGCGCTGAATGTCGCCGGCAAGTTCACGCAGCTGCAGGGCACCACGCTGGAGCTCGACATCGGCGCGAACGGCCAGGGCAAACTGAGCGTGGCGGGCCTGACGACGATCGCGGGCGGCACGCTGCACGTCAAGTTCGCGAGCGGCTACACGCCCAAGGTGGGCGACACGATCACCGTGATCGACGGCGCCGGCAGCAACCGCCAGTTCACCTCGGTCGTGGTCGACGGCTTCAAGGCCACCGCGCTCTACACGTCGACCGGCATCCAGATCCGCCTGGACGCCTGA
- a CDS encoding exodeoxyribonuclease III, whose protein sequence is MLRIISANLNGVRSAASKGFFEWMGKQDADFVCVQELKCAQDDMTPEFLAPHGYHGVFQHAVKKGYSGAGLYARHQPDDVIVGFDGGEFDAEGRYVEARYGKLSIISVYVPSGSSGEERQQAKYRFMDLFMQHLTDLRHEKGREVVLCGDVNIVHKEIDIKNWKGNQKNSGCLPEERAWLTRLFDEVGYVDVFRTLDPRPEQYTWWSNRGQAYAKNVGWRIDYQIATPGIAATARSTSIFRDIKFSDHAPLTVDYDAKLHG, encoded by the coding sequence ATGTTACGCATCATTTCCGCCAACCTCAACGGCGTCCGCTCCGCCGCCAGCAAGGGCTTTTTCGAATGGATGGGCAAGCAGGACGCCGACTTCGTCTGCGTGCAGGAACTGAAATGCGCGCAGGACGACATGACCCCGGAATTCCTGGCGCCGCACGGCTACCACGGCGTGTTCCAGCATGCCGTCAAGAAGGGCTATAGCGGCGCGGGCCTGTACGCGCGGCATCAGCCGGACGACGTGATCGTCGGCTTCGACGGCGGCGAGTTCGATGCCGAGGGCCGCTACGTCGAGGCGCGCTACGGCAAGCTGTCGATCATCTCGGTCTACGTGCCGTCCGGCTCCAGCGGCGAGGAGCGCCAGCAGGCCAAGTACCGCTTCATGGACCTGTTCATGCAGCACCTGACCGACCTGCGCCACGAGAAGGGCCGCGAGGTCGTCCTGTGCGGCGACGTCAACATCGTCCACAAGGAAATCGACATCAAGAACTGGAAGGGCAACCAGAAGAACTCCGGCTGCCTGCCCGAGGAGCGCGCATGGCTGACCCGGCTGTTCGACGAGGTCGGCTACGTGGATGTCTTCCGCACGCTGGACCCGCGCCCCGAGCAGTACACCTGGTGGAGCAACCGCGGCCAGGCCTACGCAAAGAACGTCGGGTGGCGCATCGACTACCAGATCGCCACGCCGGGCATCGCCGCCACGGCGCGCAGCACGTCGATCTTCCGGGACATCAAGTTCAGCGACCATGCCCCGCTGACGGTCGACTACGACGCCAAGCTGCACGGGTAA
- a CDS encoding GYD domain-containing protein has protein sequence MATFLALLNFTDQGIRSVKDTTRRAAAARDLAKSFGIEMKEIYWTLGQYDLAVIFEGPDDATMTAFGLALGMAGNVRSETLRAFSLDEMNQILSKMP, from the coding sequence ATGGCCACTTTTCTCGCCCTGCTGAACTTCACCGACCAGGGCATCCGCAGCGTGAAGGACACCACCAGGCGGGCCGCCGCGGCCCGCGATCTGGCCAAGTCGTTCGGCATCGAAATGAAAGAGATCTACTGGACGCTGGGCCAGTATGACCTCGCGGTGATCTTCGAGGGGCCGGACGATGCCACCATGACGGCGTTCGGACTGGCACTGGGCATGGCCGGCAACGTCCGCTCGGAGACGCTGCGGGCGTTCTCCCTGGACGAGATGAACCAGATCCTCAGCAAGATGCCTTGA
- the pyrE gene encoding orotate phosphoribosyltransferase, with translation MSQNSELRQSFIRFAVEAGVLSFGEFVTKAGRTSPYFFNAGKFSDGALLGQVAQFYAKTLLDSGVQFDMLFGPAYKGITLASATAVALAGMGRNVGFAYNRKEAKDHGEGGSLVGAKLQGRVVIVDDVISAGTSVRESVELIRNAGATPAAVLILMDRMERSGNAVDIGERSAVQDVQAQYGMPVVSIANLDDLLGYLDHAGDPALAGYRAKAAAYRDKYGVSAVV, from the coding sequence ATGAGCCAAAACAGCGAGTTGCGCCAATCCTTCATCCGCTTCGCGGTGGAAGCCGGCGTACTGTCGTTCGGGGAATTCGTGACCAAGGCGGGGCGGACGTCGCCCTATTTCTTCAACGCCGGCAAGTTCAGCGACGGCGCGCTGCTCGGCCAGGTCGCGCAATTCTATGCGAAAACCCTGCTGGACTCGGGCGTGCAGTTCGACATGCTGTTCGGCCCCGCCTACAAGGGCATCACGCTCGCTTCGGCCACCGCCGTGGCGCTGGCCGGCATGGGCCGCAACGTAGGCTTCGCCTACAACCGCAAGGAAGCCAAGGACCACGGCGAAGGCGGCAGCCTGGTCGGCGCCAAGCTGCAGGGCCGCGTGGTGATCGTCGATGACGTGATCTCCGCCGGCACCTCGGTGCGCGAATCGGTGGAGCTGATCCGCAACGCGGGCGCCACCCCCGCCGCCGTGCTGATCCTGATGGACCGCATGGAGCGCAGCGGCAACGCCGTCGACATCGGCGAGCGCTCGGCGGTGCAGGACGTGCAGGCGCAATACGGCATGCCGGTGGTGTCGATTGCCAACCTGGATGATCTGCTGGGGTATCTCGACCATGCCGGCGATCCGGCGCTGGCGGGTTATCGTGCCAAGGCGGCGGCGTATCGGGACAAGTACGGCGTCAGCGCTGTTGTTTGA
- a CDS encoding lysophospholipid acyltransferase family protein — protein MTFLFWLFSRWPLSWLQALGGWLGALAARVPGRYHDRLVANFRHAYPDVTPAMLKEAGRSAGRMVFEMPYFWMRKNGTDITPDLIDDCWPTCERLLENGRGVIFLTPHLGCFEVLPQAYARRLPVTSMFKPPHQESLRAWIERMRTRPNMQMAPADSRGVRMVVRALKRGEAVGILPDQTPTAGEGVWAPFFGKPAYTMTLVHRLHRLTGAPVAVVFSERLPRGKGYRLHLRVIGDLPEDATAAATRINAEIEQLIALAPTQYLWGYNRYKRPKGVDAPPAA, from the coding sequence ATGACCTTCCTGTTCTGGCTGTTTTCACGCTGGCCCTTGTCGTGGCTGCAGGCGCTGGGCGGCTGGCTGGGAGCCTTGGCGGCACGGGTGCCGGGCCGCTATCACGACCGGCTCGTCGCCAATTTCCGCCACGCCTATCCCGACGTCACGCCCGCCATGCTCAAGGAAGCGGGGCGATCCGCCGGCCGCATGGTGTTCGAGATGCCGTACTTCTGGATGCGCAAGAACGGGACGGACATCACGCCGGACCTGATCGACGACTGCTGGCCGACTTGCGAGCGCCTGCTAGAGAACGGCCGCGGCGTCATTTTCTTGACCCCGCACCTGGGTTGCTTTGAAGTGCTGCCGCAGGCTTACGCGCGGCGCCTGCCGGTCACGTCGATGTTCAAGCCGCCCCACCAGGAAAGCTTGCGCGCCTGGATCGAGCGCATGCGCACGCGGCCGAACATGCAGATGGCGCCCGCCGACTCGCGCGGCGTGCGCATGGTGGTGCGCGCACTCAAGCGAGGCGAGGCTGTGGGCATCCTGCCCGACCAGACGCCCACGGCGGGCGAGGGCGTCTGGGCGCCGTTCTTCGGCAAGCCCGCCTATACGATGACGCTGGTGCACCGCCTGCACCGGCTGACCGGTGCCCCTGTGGCCGTGGTGTTCAGCGAGCGCCTGCCGCGCGGCAAGGGCTATCGTCTACACCTGCGTGTGATCGGTGATTTACCCGAAGACGCGACTGCCGCCGCCACCCGCATCAACGCCGAAATCGAACAGTTGATTGCCCTGGCACCGACGCAATATCTCTGGGGCTATAACCGCTACAAGCGACCGAAGGGCGTGGACGCCCCGCCCGCTGCCTGA
- a CDS encoding polyphosphate kinase 2 family protein has product MGSNGKTPLDDWRFDGSGRFKIAKADPAAKPCTTGTKAGDIARLAELSVRLDTLQDILYAEHHRKLLVVLQGMDTSGKDGTVRGVFRAFDPLGLRVAGFKAPTPQELARDFLWRVHAQVPARGEIVIFNRSHYEDVLITRVHGDIDAAECKRRYEHIRAFERMLEETGTTIVKCFLHLSRDEQRARLQERIDDPHKHWKFDPADIEERRYWDDYMVAYEDAINATATPEAPWHVVPADSKSHRNLMVAEIMLHVLERMKPEYPEGNPAFEVVKIE; this is encoded by the coding sequence ATGGGATCGAACGGCAAGACCCCGTTGGACGATTGGCGGTTCGACGGCAGCGGCAGGTTCAAGATCGCCAAGGCCGACCCCGCGGCCAAGCCCTGCACCACCGGCACCAAGGCCGGCGACATTGCGCGGCTGGCCGAACTGTCCGTCCGGCTGGATACCTTGCAGGACATCCTCTACGCCGAGCACCACCGCAAGCTGCTGGTGGTCCTGCAGGGCATGGACACCTCCGGCAAGGACGGCACCGTGCGCGGCGTGTTCCGGGCCTTCGATCCGCTGGGCCTGCGCGTGGCCGGCTTCAAGGCCCCGACGCCGCAGGAACTGGCGCGCGATTTTCTCTGGCGCGTGCATGCCCAGGTGCCGGCGCGCGGCGAGATCGTCATCTTCAACCGCAGCCACTACGAAGACGTGCTGATCACGCGGGTGCACGGCGACATCGATGCTGCCGAATGCAAGCGCCGCTATGAGCACATCAGGGCCTTCGAGCGGATGCTCGAGGAGACCGGCACGACCATCGTCAAATGCTTTCTGCACCTCTCCAGGGACGAGCAGCGCGCGCGCCTGCAGGAGCGCATCGACGATCCGCACAAGCACTGGAAATTCGATCCCGCCGACATCGAAGAGCGCCGATACTGGGACGACTACATGGTGGCCTACGAAGACGCCATCAACGCCACCGCGACGCCCGAGGCGCCCTGGCATGTCGTGCCGGCGGATTCCAAGTCGCACCGCAACCTGATGGTGGCGGAGATCATGCTGCACGTCCTGGAGCGGATGAAGCCGGAGTATCCGGAGGGGAATCCGGCTTTTGAGGTGGTGAAGATCGAATGA